In Nicotiana tabacum cultivar K326 chromosome 21, ASM71507v2, whole genome shotgun sequence, one DNA window encodes the following:
- the LOC107807257 gene encoding monosaccharide-sensing protein 2-like, producing the protein MSGAVLIALAAAIGNLLQGWDNATIAGSVLYIKKEFNLQTQPTMEGLIVAMSLIGATVITTFSGPVSDMLGRRPMLIISSVLYFLSGLVMLWSPNVYVLLLARLLDGFGIGLAVTLVPVYISETAPPEIRGQLNTFPQFTGCVGMFLSYCMVFGMSLTPSPSWRLMLGVLSIPSLAYFFFTLFYLPESPRWLVSKGRMKEAKQVLQRLRGREDVSGEMALLMEGLGVGGEVSIEEYIIGPDSELVDNQDEKDQIKLYGAEEGLSWIAKPVTGQSTLGLASRHGSMANQSMLMDPLVTLFGSVHEKLPEMGSMRSMLFSNVGSMFNITENQEKHEQWDEESQKDDEHHMSDGSGAESDDNLRSPLLSRQGTNAETNMGPPTSLSMRQGSNLVHANGEQASMGIGGGWQLAYRKDEKKEGALKRIYLHEEGGAGSRRGSIISLPGDAHAEGEFIHAAALVSQSVLRAESLLGQQSIEEAVETQSDAVTKRPGWKALFEPGVKHALIVGVGIQILQQFSGINGVLYYTPQILEQAGVGVLLSNMGISSDSASLLISAVTTLLMLPSIVVAMRLMDFAGRRWLLLATLPVLLASLVVLVIGNVISMGAVMHAVISTVSVVVYFCTFVMGFGPIPNILCSEIFPTSVRGICIAICALTFWFGDIIVTYSLPVMLTSIGLGGVFGIYAVVCALAWVFVYLKVPETKGMPLEVITEFFAVGAKQAARE; encoded by the exons ATGAGTGGAGCTGTGCTAATTGCACTTGCTGCAGCTATTGGCAACTTGTTGCAAGGATGGGACAATGCGACGATCGCAG GATCTGTTCTTTACATCAAGAAGGAATTCAATTTGCAAACGCAGCCAACAATGGAAGGGCTAATTGTTGCGATGTCTCTAATTGGAGCAACAGTGATCACAACATTCTCTGGACCTGTATCGGACATGCTTGGCAGACGTCCAATGCTGATAATTTCATCAGTACTTTATTTCCTTAGCGGATTAGTGATGTTATGGTCTCCAAATGTTTATGTGTTGCTTTTAGCGAGGCTGTTAGATGGATTCGGAATTGGTCTCGCTGTGACACTGGTTCCCGTCTATATATCTGAGACTGCCCCGCCAGAAATAAGAGGGCAGTTGAATACATTTCCGCAGTTCACTGGTTGTGTTGGAATGTTTTTGTCATACTGCATGGTTTTTGGAATGTCATTGACGCCGTCGCCAAGTTGGAGGCTAATGCTTGGGGTTCTCTCGATTCCTTCTCTTGCGTATTTCTTTTTTACATTGTTTTACTTGCCTGAATCTCCAAGGTGGCTGGTCAGTAAAGGTCGCATGAAAGAGGCTAAACAAGTTTTACAGAGATTACGTGGCAGGGAAGATGTCTCAG GTGAAATGGCCTTGCTAATGGAGGGTTTAGGTGTTGGAGGTGAAGTATCTATAGAAGAATATATAATTGGTCCTGACAGTGAACTTGTCGACAACCAGGATGAGAAAGATCAAATCAAGTTATATGGAGCTGAAGAGGGTCTTTCATGGATAGCCAAACCTGTGACTGGACAAAGTACTCTTGGTCTGGCTTCACGTCACGGGAGTATGGCAAACCAAAGCATGCTTATGGATCCGTTGGTCACTCTATTTGGCAGCGTTCATGAGAAGCTTCCGGAGATGGGAAGCATGCGAAGCATGCTCTTTTCAAATGTTGGCAGCATGTTCAATATAACGGAGAATCAAGAGAAACATGAACAGTGGGATGAAGAAAGCCAAAAGGACGACGAACATCATATGTCCGATGGTTCTGGGGCTGAATCCGATGATAATCTGAGAAGTCCATTGCTCTCACGTCAAGGTACAAATGCCGAAACAAATATGGGGCCTCCAACCTCATTAAGCATGAGACAAGGTAGCAATCTCGTGCATGCAAATGGCGAGCAAGCGAGTATGGGTATCGGCGGTGGTTGGCAGCTAGCGTACAGAAAAGATGAGAAAAAGGAAGGAGCACTCAAAAGGATTTATTTACATGAAGAAGGAGGTGCCGGATCACGGCGTGGGTCCATTATTTCCCTTCCAGGTGATGCTCATGCTGAAGGTGAATTCATACATGCAGCTGCTTTAGTGAGCCAGTCTGTTCTTCGGGCGGAGAGTCTCTTGGGTCAACAGTCTATCGAAGAAGCAGTAGAGACACAATCTGATGCTGTTACGAAGAGGCCAGGCTGGAAAGCACTTTTTGAGCCAGGAGTTAAGCATGCATTGATTGTCGGAGTTGGAATTCAAATACTTCAGCAG TTCTCTGGAATCAACGGTGTTCTCTATTACACTCCTCAAATTCTTGAACAAGCAGGAGTAGGAGTTCTGCTATCAAATATGGGCATCAGTTCTGATTCTGCGTCTCTCCTCATAAGTGCTGTCACAACTTTGTTAATGCTTCCCAGCATTGTTGTTGCGATGAGACTAATGGACTTTGCCGGCAGAAG GTGGCTTTTGCTGGCAACTTTGCCTGTCTTGTTAGCATCACTTGTCGTACTTGTCATTGGCAATGTTATTAGCATGGGCGCTGTCATGCATGCTGTGATCTCCACCGTTAGTGTTGTGGTCTACTTTTGCACCTTTGTCATGGGTTTTGGTCCAATCCCAAATATCCTCTGCTCCGAGATATTCCCCACTAGCGTTCGTGGTATCTGCATTGCTATATGCGCTCTTACATTTTGGTTCGGAGACATCATTGTCACCTACTCGCTCCCCGTTATGCTAACCTCCATTGGACTTGGAGGTGTCTTTGGCATTTATGCTGTTGTCTGCGCCTTGGCTTGGGTCTTTGTTTACTTGAAGGTTCCTGAAACAAAGGGCATGCCACTTGAAGTCATAACAGAATTCTTCGCCGTTGGAGCTAAACAAGCTGCAAGAGAATAA
- the LOC107807255 gene encoding uncharacterized protein LOC107807255 isoform X1: MDQQQQQNPPTVDDKSLENKPGIIILGSPNVGKRTLLSRLLSIDSEDAFDSSSDILAYPWTINTKYYNADVSIWMAHLHEDFSIGALPAFDHLIALVLVFDISDLSSFVALKDWVSRTDILKFDILLCIGNKVDLLPGHSAHVEYRRRLLKSAESSGTPYTELDSGFSETEGSSLLGDDDTSLEIKRSCLDWCLEHNIEYVEACASNVDFDKCLSVDGDSQGVERLFGALSAYMWPGMILKSGDRITEPSLPEPQELSDEESDFELEYEILSAGSADPWDDTDLGWVSADVPGETSGTKESVPSGKSGTELIGREMLPSSSASQLEGESERKEMPRVDAADDEPEDDKGTAFDFENLEQLMSEIGNVRDSLRLMPDFQRREMAANLAMKMAAMFGDSSGDEGGFD; the protein is encoded by the exons ATGGATCAACAACAGCAGCAGAATCCTCCAACAGTTGATGATAAATCGCTGGAAAATAAACCCGGAATCATAATTCTTGGATCTCCCAACGTCGGCAAACGTACCCTTCTCTCCC GACTACTTTCAATAGATTCTGAAGATGCCTTTGATTCATCTTCTGACATCCTAGCCTATCC GTGGACAATCAACACAAAGTATTATAATGCTGATGTTTCTATTTGGATGGCCCATCTTCATGAGGACTTCTCCATTGGAGCTTTGCCAGCATTTGACCACCTTATTGCATTGGTGTTGGTCTTCGATATTAGTGAT CTCTCATCTTTTGTTGCGCTGAAAGATTGGGTTTCTCGCACCGACATCCTTAAATTTGATATTTTGTTATGCATTGGCAACAAAGTGGACCTTCTTCCTGGTCATTCAGCTCATGTTGAATACAGACGACGCCTGTTAAAAAGTGCAGAGTCCTCTGGTACCCCGTATACAGAATTGGACTCTGGATTTTCTGAAACAGAAGGAAGCAGCTTATTAGGAGATGATGATACATCATTGGAGATTAAGAGGTCCTGCTTAGATTGGTGTCTCGAACACAACATAGAATATGTTGAAGCCTGTGCATCAAATGTTGATTTTGACAAGT gTCTTTCTGTGGATGGTGATTCTCAGGGCGTTGAACGGCTCTTTGGGGCACTTTCAGCTTATATGTGGCCTGGAATGATCTTGAAGTCTGGTGATAGGATTACTGAACCTTCATTACCTGAACCACAAG AATTGTCAGATGAAGAATCTGATTTTGAACTTGAATACGAAATCTTATCTGCTGGCTCAGCCGATCCCTGGGATGACACAGATTTAGGATGGGTATCTGCAGATGTTCCCGGTGAAACCAGTGGAACAAAGGAATCAGTTCCCAGTGGAAAGAGTGGAACCGAGTTAATCGGACGAGAAATGCTACCGTCATCATCTGCATCTCAACTGGAAGGAGAaagtgaaagaaaagaaatgCCCAGAGTAGATGCAGCTGATGATGAACCAGAGGATGATAAAGGAACAGCATTTGATTTTGAGAATTTGGAACAGTTAATGTCTGAGATCGGGAACGTCCGAGACAGCTTAAGGTTAATGCCAGACTTCCAAAGGAGGGAAATGGCTGCAAACTTGGCAATGAAAATGGCTGCCATGTTTGGTGATAGCAGTGGCGATGAAGGAGGTTTTGATTGA
- the LOC107807255 gene encoding uncharacterized protein LOC107807255 isoform X2, which yields MWTINTKYYNADVSIWMAHLHEDFSIGALPAFDHLIALVLVFDISDLSSFVALKDWVSRTDILKFDILLCIGNKVDLLPGHSAHVEYRRRLLKSAESSGTPYTELDSGFSETEGSSLLGDDDTSLEIKRSCLDWCLEHNIEYVEACASNVDFDKCLSVDGDSQGVERLFGALSAYMWPGMILKSGDRITEPSLPEPQELSDEESDFELEYEILSAGSADPWDDTDLGWVSADVPGETSGTKESVPSGKSGTELIGREMLPSSSASQLEGESERKEMPRVDAADDEPEDDKGTAFDFENLEQLMSEIGNVRDSLRLMPDFQRREMAANLAMKMAAMFGDSSGDEGGFD from the exons AT GTGGACAATCAACACAAAGTATTATAATGCTGATGTTTCTATTTGGATGGCCCATCTTCATGAGGACTTCTCCATTGGAGCTTTGCCAGCATTTGACCACCTTATTGCATTGGTGTTGGTCTTCGATATTAGTGAT CTCTCATCTTTTGTTGCGCTGAAAGATTGGGTTTCTCGCACCGACATCCTTAAATTTGATATTTTGTTATGCATTGGCAACAAAGTGGACCTTCTTCCTGGTCATTCAGCTCATGTTGAATACAGACGACGCCTGTTAAAAAGTGCAGAGTCCTCTGGTACCCCGTATACAGAATTGGACTCTGGATTTTCTGAAACAGAAGGAAGCAGCTTATTAGGAGATGATGATACATCATTGGAGATTAAGAGGTCCTGCTTAGATTGGTGTCTCGAACACAACATAGAATATGTTGAAGCCTGTGCATCAAATGTTGATTTTGACAAGT gTCTTTCTGTGGATGGTGATTCTCAGGGCGTTGAACGGCTCTTTGGGGCACTTTCAGCTTATATGTGGCCTGGAATGATCTTGAAGTCTGGTGATAGGATTACTGAACCTTCATTACCTGAACCACAAG AATTGTCAGATGAAGAATCTGATTTTGAACTTGAATACGAAATCTTATCTGCTGGCTCAGCCGATCCCTGGGATGACACAGATTTAGGATGGGTATCTGCAGATGTTCCCGGTGAAACCAGTGGAACAAAGGAATCAGTTCCCAGTGGAAAGAGTGGAACCGAGTTAATCGGACGAGAAATGCTACCGTCATCATCTGCATCTCAACTGGAAGGAGAaagtgaaagaaaagaaatgCCCAGAGTAGATGCAGCTGATGATGAACCAGAGGATGATAAAGGAACAGCATTTGATTTTGAGAATTTGGAACAGTTAATGTCTGAGATCGGGAACGTCCGAGACAGCTTAAGGTTAATGCCAGACTTCCAAAGGAGGGAAATGGCTGCAAACTTGGCAATGAAAATGGCTGCCATGTTTGGTGATAGCAGTGGCGATGAAGGAGGTTTTGATTGA